One window of Triticum dicoccoides isolate Atlit2015 ecotype Zavitan chromosome 5A, WEW_v2.0, whole genome shotgun sequence genomic DNA carries:
- the LOC119300666 gene encoding DNAJ protein JJJ1 homolog, whose product MASAASKRCYYEILGLSRDCSPTDIKLAFRRLALTLHPDKQAPGSDVAAATAAFQELQHAHSVLSDPQERAYYDSHRSQILFADPVSSRSGTASASPVPDLFSFFSTSAFSGFSDSGRGFYKVYGDVFDKVYAQEVAYARRMGIPTDSISTPPVIGNLDSPYTQVTAFYSYWLGFGSVMDFGWAAEWDASRGENRRVRRLMEEDNKKAMRKARREYNDAVRGLAAFCKKRDKRVVDMALRKKAEEEKKKKEEMERKKAEEKKKKERAMAYQEPEWARVDEIELAFEEEDDEETREKAKEELYCVACNKKFKSEKQWKNHEQSRKHKDKVADLRMAFKEEEEALKEAEEEAGGEWEEVDVGFDFKPANESEESDWSDAAEELAEELDEGLEVADEDNGNKDFNNGEQEVGSYDETSVLEAMLSSRKNKKSGYVVPQEEAPSVVTEDDNSEDRNSEVKSVKKKGRRRRASKKGQDEGSYADSGHGMKNDVPYEESVHDNDENDADDKAEGPPTSNDDGTSASVGSQQNEKTDNPKKNKKNKKGAEKKTTVSADLKFTSKGKKQKEVSKASNDCETCGDTFESRSKLFSHLEETGHAVIKARQKKR is encoded by the coding sequence atggcgtcgGCGGCGTCCAAGCGCTGCTACTACGAGATCCTCGGACTCTCCCGAGACTGCTCCCCGACCGACATCAAGCTCGCGTTCCGGCGCCTCGCGCTTACCCTCCACCCCGACAAGCAGGCCCCGGGCTCcgacgtcgccgccgccaccgccgccttccAGGAGCTGCAACACGCGCACTCCGTCCTCTCCGACCCCCAGGAGCGCGCCTACTACGACTCCCACCGCTCCCAGATCCTCTTCGCCGACCCCGTCTCCTCCCGTTCCGGCACCGCCTCCGCCTCACCCGTCCCCGACCTATTCTCCTTCTTCTCCACCTCCGCCTTTTCCGGCTTCTCTGACTCCGGCCGCGGATTCTACAAGGTCTACGGCGACGTATTCGACAAGGTATACGCCCAGGAGGTCGCCTATGCCCGCCGCATGGGCATCCCCACCGACTCCATCTCCACGCCGCCGGTCATTGGCAACCTCGACTCCCCTTACACCCAGGTCACCGCTTTCTACTCCTACTGGCTGGGTTTCGGCTCGGTTATGGACTTCGGGTGGGCGGCCGAGTGGGACGCATCCCGTGGGGAGAACCGCCGTGTTAGGAGGCTCATGGAGGAGGATAACAAGAAGGCAATGCGCAAGGCGCGGCGGGAGTATAACGATGCTGTGAGAGGGTTGGCTGCCTTCTGTAAGAAGAGAGATAAGAGGGTGGTTGACATGGCACTGCGGAAGAAGGCAgaggaagagaaaaagaagaaggaagagatggagcgaaagaaggctgaggagaagaagaagaaggagcgggcAATGGCGTATCAAGAGCCTGAGTGGGCGAGGGTGGACGAGATCGAGTTAGCCtttgaggaagaggatgatgaggagACGAGGGAAAAGGCCAAGGAGGAGCTGTACTGTGTCGCCTGTAATAAGAAGTTCAAGTCGGAGAAGCAGTGGAAGAACCATGAGCAGTCAAGGAAGCATAAGGATAAGGTGGCTGATCTGAGGATGGCCtttaaggaggaggaggaggctctaAAGGAAGCCGAGGAGGAGGCAGGAGGTGAGTGGGAAGAAGTTGATGTGGGGTTCGACTTCAAGCCTGCTAACGAGTCCGAGGAGAGTGATTGGTCAGATGCTGCAGAAGAGTTGGCTGAGGAGTTGGACGAGGGCTTGGAGGTGGCGGATGAAGACAATGGTAATAAGGACTTCAATAATGGGGAGCAGGAGGTTGGTTCATATGATGAGACAAGTGTGTTGGAGGCGATGTTGTCAAGCCGTAAGAACAAGAAAAGTGGCTATGTGGTTCCTCAAGAGGAAGCTCCTTCTGTTGTTACAGAGGATGATAACAGTGAAGATAGAAATTCTGAAGTTAAGAGTGTCAAGAAGAAAGGACGCCGGAGGCGGGCATCAAAGAAGGGACAAGATGAAGGTAGTTATGCTGATAGTGGACATGGTATGAAGAATGATGTTCCGTATGAGGAATCTGTGCATGATAATGATGAAAATGATGCTGATGATAAGGCGGAAGGTCCACCCACTTCTAATGATGACGGCACATCAGCAAGCGTTGGAAGCCAACAGAACGAAAAGACTGACAATCCTAAAAAGAACAAAAAGAACAAGAAAGGCGCAGAGAAGAAAACAACTGTTTCTGCTGACCTAAAGTTCACATCaaagggaaagaagcaaaag